One stretch of Vulpes lagopus strain Blue_001 chromosome 12, ASM1834538v1, whole genome shotgun sequence DNA includes these proteins:
- the LOC121473470 gene encoding growth-regulated protein homolog gamma-like, with the protein MAPAAPRAPRAPRAPRLLGAARLLLLLLLLLGPAGTAGAPVVAELRCQCLQTLQGIHLKNIRSVQVTPSGPHCAQTEVVAALKDGREVCLNPEAPLVKRMIQKILSKDSAH; encoded by the exons AtggcccccgccgcgccccgcgccccccgcgccccccgcgccccccggctcCTCGGCGCCGCGcggctgctcctgctcctgctcctgctcctgggccCCGCAGGCACCGCAG GGGCGCCGGTGGTCGCCGAGCTGCGCTGCCAGTGCTTGCAGACCCTGCAGGGCATCCACCTCAAGAACATCCGCAGCGTCCAGGTGACGCCCTCGGGCCCCCACTGCGCCCAGACCGAGGTCGT AGCCGCTCTCAAGGACGGACGCGAGGTGTGTCTCAACCCCGAGGCCCCGCTGGTCAAGAGAATGATCCAGAAGATCCTGAGCAA GGACAGCGCACACTGA
- the LOC121473484 gene encoding 60S ribosomal protein L34 — MVQRLTYRRRLSYNTASNKTRLSRTPGNRIVYLYTKKVGKAPKSACGVCPGRLRGVRAVRPKVLMRLSKTKKHVSRAYGGSMCAKCVRDRIKRAFLIEEQKIVVKVLKAQAQSQKAK; from the coding sequence ATGGTTCAGCGTTTGACATACCGTCGTAGGCTGTCCTACAATACAGCCTCTAACAAAACTAGGCTGTCCCGAACTCCTGGCAATAGAATCGTTTACCTTTATACCAAGAAGGTTGGGAAAGCACCAAAGTCTGCATGTGGCGTGTGTCCTGGCCGACTTCGAGGAGTTCGTGCGGTGAGACCTAAAGTCCTTATGAGATTGTCTAAAACGAAAAAACATGTCAGCAGGGCCTATGGTGGTTCCATGTGTGCTAAGTGTGTTCGTGACAGGATCAAGCGTGCTTTCCTTATTGAGGAGCAGAAAATCGTTGTGAAAGTGTTGAAGGCACAAGCACAGAGTcagaaagctaaataa
- the LOC121472712 gene encoding growth-regulated protein homolog gamma-like: MAPAAPRAPRAPRAPRAPRLLGAARLLLLLLLLLGPAGTAGAPVVAELRCQCLQTLQGIHLKNIRSVQVTPSGPHCAQTEVVAALKDGREVCLNPEAPLVKRMIQKILSKDSTN; this comes from the exons AtggcccccgccgcgccccgcgccccccgcgccccccgcgccccccgcgccccccggctcCTCGGCGCCGCGcggctgctcctgctcctgctcctgctcctgggccCCGCAGGCACCGCAG GGGCGCCGGTGGTCGCCGAGCTGCGCTGCCAGTGCTTGCAGACCCTGCAGGGCATCCACCTCAAGAACATCCGCAGCGTCCAGGTGACGCCCTCGGGCCCCCACTGCGCCCAGACCGAGGTCGT AGCCGCTCTCAAGGACGGACGCGAGGTGTGTCTCAACCCCGAGGCCCCGCTGGTCAAGAGAATGATCCAGAAGATCCTGAGCAA GGACAGCACCAATTGA